A genomic window from Gemmatimonadaceae bacterium includes:
- a CDS encoding ABC transporter substrate-binding protein, with amino-acid sequence MHTRLTPFRRLRSGAAVALGCAALLGVGCRPTEPPPIRIGLIGVYVGAMGGSSGIPARRGAEIAIAEINAGGGVQIGGRAHRLQLVDVGVENRPDAAAVGARQLINLDSVDVIIGPQISTLAIAAGAVAEEAEILMIAPMASNPLVTAGRQFVFRLAFLDAFQGEVLARFAYDSLGIRRAAILHDAASPYGSDISALFAQTFTTLGGRIVALERYDIDGPEDYRPQLQRLLAGDPQALLLPNFVTGDSTQMRQARSLGFRGRFLGTDSWDVRGLASVPGAQGSLIVGNWDRDTTRVNARRFHAAWTAMDAEPPRATAAATYDAIHLVTQAMARAGSRDGTVLADSLRWFGRHEGAVTTYDFRGSNDPVRGAALLELRADGLGVRSSVPPPSR; translated from the coding sequence ATGCACACGCGTCTCACACCCTTCCGACGTCTCCGCAGCGGCGCTGCCGTTGCGCTCGGCTGTGCCGCGTTGCTGGGGGTCGGCTGCCGGCCGACGGAGCCTCCGCCGATCCGCATCGGCTTAATCGGGGTGTACGTCGGCGCGATGGGCGGCTCGTCGGGAATCCCCGCGCGCCGCGGTGCCGAGATCGCCATCGCCGAAATCAACGCCGGCGGCGGAGTGCAGATCGGCGGACGAGCGCACCGCCTCCAGTTGGTGGACGTTGGCGTGGAGAACCGTCCCGATGCCGCCGCGGTGGGCGCGCGCCAACTCATCAACCTCGACTCTGTCGACGTCATCATCGGCCCCCAGATCAGCACCCTCGCCATCGCTGCGGGTGCGGTGGCCGAGGAAGCAGAGATTCTGATGATCGCGCCAATGGCCTCCAATCCACTCGTGACGGCCGGCCGGCAGTTCGTCTTCCGCCTCGCGTTCCTCGATGCGTTCCAAGGCGAGGTGCTCGCGCGTTTCGCCTATGACTCACTGGGCATCCGCCGCGCCGCCATCCTGCACGATGCTGCGAGCCCGTACGGCAGCGACATCTCAGCGCTCTTCGCGCAGACCTTCACGACCCTCGGCGGCCGCATCGTCGCCCTCGAGCGATACGACATCGATGGCCCGGAGGACTATCGGCCCCAGTTGCAACGGCTCCTCGCCGGTGATCCCCAAGCGCTGCTGCTCCCCAACTTCGTGACCGGCGACTCGACGCAGATGCGCCAGGCCCGCAGCCTCGGCTTCCGCGGGCGCTTCCTCGGCACTGACAGCTGGGACGTGCGCGGATTGGCGAGCGTGCCCGGCGCGCAGGGCTCGTTGATTGTGGGCAATTGGGACCGCGACACCACGAGGGTCAACGCGCGCCGTTTTCACGCGGCGTGGACCGCGATGGATGCCGAGCCGCCACGCGCGACGGCCGCGGCGACCTACGACGCCATCCATCTCGTCACGCAAGCGATGGCGCGTGCCGGCAGCCGCGACGGGACCGTGCTGGCCGACTCGCTGCGGTGGTTCGGCCGCCACGAAGGAGCGGTCACCACGTATGACTTCCGCGGCAGCAACGATCCCGTGCGCGGCGCCGCCCTGCTTGAACTGCGCGCCGACGGCCTCGGCGTCCGCAGTTCGGTCCCCCCGCCCTCCCGATGA
- the gmk gene encoding guanylate kinase, which translates to MTARPFPLVLSAPSGAGKTTIARKLLERRSDVGYSVSCTTRAPRPGEVNGVDYHFLTPEQFDEAVRRNEFAEWADVHGKRYGTLAREIEQVMARGQHVMLDIDVQGARQVAQRFLDAVTIFVVPPSAEVLVARLTGRNTESDEALAIRLKNAVLELQEAQLYQHVVVNDNLEHAVAQVAAIIDEETLKRERLPALGKDVGDIVGRLQRDLSARI; encoded by the coding sequence GTGACGGCCCGGCCGTTTCCGCTGGTGCTCTCGGCGCCCTCCGGTGCCGGCAAGACGACCATTGCACGGAAGCTGCTCGAGCGGCGCAGCGACGTCGGGTATTCGGTGTCCTGCACGACGCGCGCTCCGCGGCCCGGCGAGGTGAACGGGGTGGATTACCACTTCCTCACGCCGGAGCAGTTCGACGAGGCGGTGCGGCGGAACGAGTTCGCCGAGTGGGCCGACGTGCACGGCAAGCGCTATGGCACCTTGGCGAGGGAGATCGAGCAGGTGATGGCGCGGGGCCAGCACGTGATGCTGGACATCGACGTGCAGGGCGCGCGGCAGGTGGCGCAGCGCTTCCTCGATGCCGTCACGATCTTCGTCGTCCCGCCCTCGGCCGAGGTGTTGGTGGCCCGCCTGACCGGCCGCAACACCGAGAGCGACGAGGCACTGGCCATCCGCTTGAAGAACGCCGTACTCGAGCTTCAGGAAGCCCAGCTCTACCAGCACGTGGTCGTGAACGACAATCTCGAGCACGCCGTGGCGCAGGTCGCAGCCATCATCGACGAGGAGACGCTCAAGCGGGAGCGGCTCCCGGCGCTGGGCAAGGACGTCGGCGACATCGTGGGGCGGCTGCAGCGGGACCTGAGCGCCCGGATCTAA
- a CDS encoding DNA-directed RNA polymerase subunit omega, with amino-acid sequence MQVFTPKDITEHATNKYLAVLVAAKYARVLNEFPRDRSKVEKKLSTRALEDLSGGEIEYRVVPRRRAKGA; translated from the coding sequence ATGCAGGTCTTTACCCCCAAGGACATCACCGAACACGCCACCAACAAGTACCTCGCGGTGCTCGTGGCGGCGAAGTATGCGCGTGTGTTGAACGAATTCCCGCGCGATCGCTCGAAGGTCGAGAAGAAGCTGTCCACCCGCGCGCTCGAGGACCTCTCCGGAGGCGAGATCGAGTACCGCGTGGTGCCGCGCCGCCGCGCCAAGGGCGCGTAA
- a CDS encoding aminotransferase class V-fold PLP-dependent enzyme produces MPGRHHLFVPGPSNVPDRVLRAMHRAQEDHRSSAFPELTQGLLRDIKPVFGTVEGRPFLFAATGTGMWEVAIVNTLSPGDRVLAVRLGQFSHLFIDTAEKLGLKVEVMDLEWGEAFDPQAVGERLAQDTTHQLKAVLVVHNETATGVTNDIAGLREAMDAAGHPALLFVDGVSSIGSLEFQQDAWGVDVAITGSQKGFMMPAGLGMVSLSPRALELIETAGFSRHYFDLRPQVLHNDQGYFPYTPALAHLFGLREALDMMAEEGLPAIHARHARLGEGVRRAVSAWELRICARDPERRSNTVTAILVPEGKDARQVIDHAYRRWDMALGSGLGRLNGKVFRIGHLGDCNEGMLLGAIGLAEMALHDAGIAVPLGAGVAAAQRWYRESK; encoded by the coding sequence ATGCCTGGTCGCCATCACCTGTTCGTCCCCGGTCCATCCAACGTCCCCGATCGCGTCCTGCGCGCGATGCACCGCGCCCAGGAAGACCATCGGTCGAGCGCCTTCCCGGAACTCACGCAGGGCTTGCTGCGTGACATCAAGCCGGTCTTCGGCACGGTGGAGGGGCGGCCCTTCCTCTTCGCCGCGACTGGCACAGGTATGTGGGAAGTCGCCATCGTCAACACGCTCTCGCCGGGCGACCGCGTCCTGGCGGTGCGGCTCGGACAGTTCTCGCACCTGTTCATCGACACCGCGGAGAAACTCGGACTCAAGGTCGAGGTAATGGACCTGGAGTGGGGCGAGGCCTTCGACCCGCAGGCGGTCGGTGAGCGGCTGGCGCAGGACACGACGCACCAGCTGAAAGCGGTGCTGGTGGTGCACAACGAGACCGCCACCGGCGTCACCAACGACATCGCCGGCCTGCGGGAGGCGATGGACGCGGCCGGACACCCGGCGCTGCTGTTCGTGGATGGTGTGAGCTCGATCGGCTCGCTGGAGTTCCAGCAGGACGCCTGGGGCGTGGACGTGGCGATCACGGGTTCGCAGAAGGGCTTTATGATGCCCGCCGGGCTCGGGATGGTCTCGCTCTCGCCGCGGGCGCTGGAGTTGATCGAGACGGCCGGCTTTTCGCGGCACTACTTCGACCTGCGCCCGCAGGTGCTGCACAACGACCAAGGCTACTTCCCGTACACGCCGGCGCTGGCACACCTGTTCGGGTTGCGAGAGGCGCTGGATATGATGGCGGAGGAAGGGCTGCCCGCCATCCACGCGCGGCACGCCCGCTTGGGCGAGGGTGTCCGCCGCGCCGTCTCGGCCTGGGAGTTGCGGATCTGCGCGCGCGATCCCGAGCGCCGCTCCAACACGGTGACGGCGATCCTCGTGCCGGAGGGCAAGGACGCGCGGCAGGTCATCGACCACGCGTACCGGCGCTGGGATATGGCCTTGGGCTCCGGCCTCGGGCGCCTGAACGGCAAGGTGTTCCGCATCGGGCACCTGGGCGACTGCAACGAGGGGATGCTGCTCGGCGCCATCGGACTGGCCGAGATGGCGTTGCACGACGCGGGCATCGCCGTGCCGCTGGGCGCGGGCGTGGCCGCGGCGCAACGCTGGTACCGCGAGTCGAAGTGA
- a CDS encoding response regulator, with translation MLRRRLGVRLSVAFLALSLGTLSLASVVSYRSAESALRDRLLDQLEESAREDAAELTEWLTRHRETLALLASLPGTQRAAAGDTVNFAPFTRRISRSAFAVDELMILSVPGGRVAYSSDPARIGSYAVNQQFYLEGRNRPFTQPIYPSPRDGRPTLTVSTPIRGADGIARAVLAAHLSLDEMERVIAKPQDGVPIDAYLVSPLADFVSADRFGRPEARRGAHSIAIDSGRIGGTGSGLYLDHAGRPVIGAWRYLPEHRLALILESPQDRAFAPARALLARSLFVGLLVAALLTFGVVAIARRLTEPVLELADAADRVAAGDFNAVARVTSEDEIGRLAAAFNGMTARLRGLYGEIEEQVAVTRRALADADESRALLQDVVDNSTTVVLVVGLDGRLRLANARLAALARTTAGALIGRPLADVGGVFCDAILPLLDAARDARIPVTQEVALDLDGEMHTWQVVAFSLRDGEGLHYATGAVATDLTERTRLEVERRERDAGVQQQQRLESLGIMAGGIAHDFNNLLGAILGNVELLRAGAANEDETREALEQVATAARRAADLTRQMLAYAGRASLRREALDARKVLTEIVPLVRAAQSKKIEFDIEGFAEPLWIEADPSQLSQVALNLLTNAAEAIGDLPGHVILFAERLSTLPPEESWEGPPPVAGWIHLSVRDSGQGMDPDVQARIFDPFFTTKRDGRGLGLSAVRGIVQSFGGILRVTSAPEAGTRFDVYLPAAEHTETHEEVPSTTPTGSRSGVVLVVDDEEALRSVARRALERQGLKVVEAVDGPDGLARFRQYQSMLSLVMLDITMPGLNGIELLHEIRRTHPEMPAIIASGYDRPDELGSAQPDSRTRFLQKPYELTALREAVASLVKRAR, from the coding sequence GTGCTTCGGCGGCGTCTCGGCGTCCGGCTCAGCGTCGCCTTCCTGGCGCTCAGCCTTGGCACACTGTCGCTGGCGTCGGTGGTTTCGTACCGGTCGGCGGAATCGGCGCTACGCGACCGCCTGCTCGACCAGCTCGAGGAGTCTGCCCGCGAAGACGCCGCTGAACTCACTGAGTGGCTAACCCGCCATCGCGAGACGCTCGCCCTCCTGGCGTCGCTCCCAGGCACACAGCGGGCCGCGGCCGGCGACACGGTAAACTTCGCACCGTTCACCCGGCGCATCAGCCGGAGCGCGTTTGCCGTGGACGAGTTGATGATCCTCAGCGTGCCCGGCGGACGCGTCGCCTACTCGAGCGATCCGGCGCGCATCGGGAGCTACGCCGTCAACCAGCAGTTCTATCTCGAGGGCCGCAACCGCCCGTTCACGCAGCCCATCTACCCGAGCCCGCGCGACGGCCGGCCGACGCTTACGGTCTCCACTCCCATACGCGGCGCCGACGGGATCGCGCGCGCGGTGCTTGCCGCCCACCTGTCGCTGGATGAGATGGAGCGCGTCATCGCCAAGCCGCAGGATGGGGTTCCTATCGACGCCTATCTCGTGAGCCCGTTGGCCGACTTCGTCTCGGCAGACCGCTTCGGGCGGCCAGAGGCCCGGCGGGGGGCGCACAGCATCGCCATCGACAGCGGCCGCATCGGCGGCACTGGCTCAGGGCTCTATCTCGACCACGCCGGCCGCCCCGTCATCGGGGCGTGGCGCTACCTACCGGAACATCGGCTCGCGCTGATCCTCGAGTCGCCGCAGGATCGTGCCTTCGCGCCAGCGCGGGCCCTGCTCGCGCGGTCACTCTTCGTGGGCCTGCTCGTGGCGGCACTGCTCACGTTCGGCGTCGTGGCCATTGCCCGGCGGCTCACCGAGCCCGTCTTGGAACTGGCCGACGCCGCCGACCGCGTGGCGGCCGGCGACTTCAACGCCGTCGCCCGCGTCACGAGCGAAGACGAGATCGGCCGCCTCGCAGCCGCATTCAATGGGATGACCGCGCGGCTACGTGGCCTCTATGGCGAGATCGAGGAGCAAGTCGCCGTGACACGCCGTGCCCTCGCTGACGCGGACGAGAGCCGCGCCTTGCTCCAGGATGTCGTCGACAACAGCACCACCGTCGTGCTCGTCGTCGGATTGGACGGACGCCTGCGCCTCGCGAATGCGCGCCTCGCCGCCTTGGCACGCACGACGGCTGGGGCGCTGATCGGCCGGCCGCTCGCCGACGTCGGCGGTGTCTTCTGCGATGCGATCCTCCCGCTGCTCGACGCCGCGCGCGATGCCCGCATTCCGGTCACGCAGGAAGTCGCACTCGACCTGGACGGCGAAATGCACACCTGGCAGGTGGTCGCCTTCTCGCTGCGCGACGGCGAGGGCCTGCACTACGCCACCGGCGCCGTCGCCACCGACCTCACGGAGCGTACGCGCCTCGAGGTCGAGCGCCGCGAGCGCGACGCCGGCGTCCAGCAGCAACAGCGCCTCGAGAGTCTCGGCATTATGGCCGGCGGCATCGCGCACGATTTCAACAACCTCCTCGGCGCCATCCTCGGCAACGTGGAATTGCTGCGCGCCGGGGCCGCGAACGAGGACGAGACGCGCGAGGCGCTCGAACAGGTCGCGACCGCCGCCCGCCGCGCCGCCGACCTCACGCGGCAAATGCTCGCCTACGCCGGCCGCGCCAGCCTGCGCCGGGAAGCCCTCGACGCGCGCAAGGTGCTGACCGAGATCGTGCCGCTGGTGCGCGCCGCCCAAAGCAAGAAGATCGAGTTCGACATCGAGGGCTTCGCGGAGCCGCTGTGGATCGAAGCCGATCCGTCGCAGCTCTCACAGGTCGCGCTCAACCTCCTCACGAATGCGGCCGAGGCCATCGGCGACCTCCCCGGCCACGTGATTCTGTTCGCGGAACGCCTCAGCACACTGCCGCCCGAGGAATCGTGGGAGGGACCGCCTCCGGTTGCGGGCTGGATCCATCTCTCGGTGCGCGACTCCGGCCAAGGGATGGATCCAGATGTCCAAGCGAGGATCTTCGATCCCTTCTTCACCACCAAGCGTGATGGACGCGGGCTCGGACTCAGTGCCGTCCGCGGCATCGTGCAGTCGTTCGGTGGCATCCTGCGGGTGACATCGGCCCCCGAGGCCGGCACGCGCTTCGATGTGTACCTCCCCGCCGCCGAGCATACCGAGACCCACGAAGAAGTGCCGTCCACGACGCCCACCGGCAGCCGCAGCGGCGTGGTGCTGGTCGTCGATGACGAGGAGGCGCTGCGGTCAGTCGCCCGCCGTGCGCTGGAGCGCCAAGGTCTCAAGGTCGTCGAGGCCGTCGATGGTCCGGACGGGCTCGC
- the icd gene encoding NADP-dependent isocitrate dehydrogenase: MANYKYARVPAKGERIEASGGDFRVPDQPIIPFIEGDGTGADIWRASVRVFDAAVERAYGGKRRIHWMEILAGEKAFNATGEWMPAESLEAVREFKIAIKGPLTTPVGGGIRSLNVALRQELDLYACVRPVRYFQGVGAPVKEPQKVDMVIFRENIEDVYSGIEFKAGTPEAEKLRTFIEKEFGKKIRPESALGIKPMSAFGSKRLIEMAIRYAIKMHRPSVTMMHKGNIMKFTEGAFRDWGYELAREKFAGQVVAEADLGKAGGGARADAVVLKDRIADSMFQQILLRPDEYSVVATPNLNGDYISDALAAEVGGLGIAPGGNIGDEAAVFEATHGTAPKYAGLDKINPGSVILSGVMMLDQMGWNEAGKLIITGLEKAIAAKTVTYDLARQMQGATEVSTSGFGDAIIKGMA; encoded by the coding sequence ATGGCGAACTACAAGTACGCGCGCGTCCCCGCGAAGGGTGAGCGCATCGAGGCTTCCGGCGGCGATTTCCGCGTGCCCGACCAGCCGATCATCCCGTTCATCGAAGGCGACGGCACGGGTGCCGACATCTGGCGCGCCTCGGTGCGCGTGTTCGATGCGGCCGTCGAGCGCGCCTACGGCGGCAAGCGCAGGATCCACTGGATGGAGATCCTCGCCGGCGAGAAGGCCTTCAACGCGACCGGCGAGTGGATGCCGGCCGAATCGCTCGAGGCCGTGCGCGAGTTCAAGATCGCCATCAAGGGCCCGCTGACGACGCCGGTGGGCGGCGGCATCCGTTCGCTCAACGTGGCGCTGCGCCAGGAACTCGATCTCTACGCGTGTGTGCGTCCGGTGCGCTACTTCCAGGGCGTGGGTGCGCCGGTGAAGGAGCCGCAGAAGGTGGATATGGTCATCTTCCGCGAGAACATCGAGGACGTGTACAGCGGCATCGAGTTCAAGGCGGGGACGCCCGAGGCGGAGAAGCTGCGCACCTTCATCGAGAAGGAGTTCGGCAAGAAGATCCGCCCCGAGAGCGCGCTCGGCATCAAGCCGATGTCGGCCTTCGGCTCCAAGCGCCTGATCGAGATGGCCATCCGCTACGCCATCAAGATGCACCGCCCGTCGGTGACGATGATGCACAAGGGCAACATTATGAAGTTCACGGAAGGCGCCTTCCGCGACTGGGGCTATGAGCTTGCGCGCGAGAAGTTCGCCGGGCAGGTGGTTGCTGAAGCCGACTTGGGCAAGGCCGGCGGTGGCGCACGCGCCGACGCCGTGGTCCTCAAGGACCGCATCGCCGACTCGATGTTCCAGCAGATCCTGCTGCGGCCGGACGAGTACTCGGTGGTCGCCACGCCGAACCTCAACGGCGACTACATCTCGGATGCGCTGGCGGCCGAAGTCGGCGGGCTGGGCATCGCGCCCGGTGGCAACATCGGCGACGAGGCGGCCGTGTTCGAAGCCACGCACGGCACCGCGCCCAAGTACGCGGGCCTCGACAAGATCAATCCGGGCTCGGTGATCCTGTCGGGCGTGATGATGCTCGACCAAATGGGCTGGAACGAAGCCGGCAAGCTCATCATCACCGGGTTGGAGAAGGCCATCGCGGCCAAGACCGTCACCTACGACCTCGCGCGGCAGATGCAGGGGGCGACGGAAGTCAGCACCTCCGGCTTCGGCGACGCGATCATCAAGGGGATGGCCTGA
- a CDS encoding leucyl aminopeptidase: MSLQFTATTSDPARAAVPLLAVVLPSDAKLPKRLTALDRATKGALSLALKRGDFSGAKDEALLVVNPGPGPQRVLLVGSGAGDTKGVTRAATLAGRKANALNVGTMGLWAEDLQGERVEAVVVGLSLGSWEFRELMAPPAGKPRKPLTAARVFVENAEATKAPFAAGVAVAEGQRLARRLAMLPGNICTPSYLADTARDIAKRLGLKASVLGRKEMTKLGMGSFLAVAQGTTQDPKLIVLEYSGGRRGEAPVVLVGKGLCFDTGGVSIKPAPGMELMKFDMSGAAGVLGAMEAIGRLKPKVNVVALVGSTTNVVDGDAIRPGDVVRAGDGTTIEIQNTDAEGRLVLADVLHYAKRYKPQAVVDAATLTGAVVIALGNVTFGVMGNDQATIDEVLAASRRGGELAWQLPLFEEYKEQLKSDVADLRNIGGRGAGTITAGLFLQHFAGEMKWVHLDVAGTAYSETDLVVLPKGPTGVPVRTFVEFVRGRAR, from the coding sequence ATGTCCCTGCAGTTCACGGCGACGACGTCGGACCCGGCCCGAGCGGCGGTGCCGCTGCTGGCGGTGGTACTGCCGAGCGATGCCAAGCTGCCGAAGCGGCTGACGGCGCTGGACCGCGCGACCAAGGGCGCGCTCTCGTTGGCCCTCAAGCGCGGCGACTTCAGCGGCGCCAAGGACGAGGCGCTGCTGGTGGTGAATCCGGGCCCCGGGCCGCAGCGCGTGCTGCTCGTGGGCAGCGGCGCGGGCGACACCAAGGGCGTGACGCGCGCGGCCACGCTCGCTGGCCGCAAAGCGAACGCGCTCAACGTCGGCACGATGGGCCTGTGGGCCGAGGACCTGCAAGGTGAGCGCGTCGAGGCGGTCGTGGTCGGGCTCTCGCTCGGCAGCTGGGAGTTTCGTGAGTTGATGGCGCCGCCGGCGGGCAAGCCGCGTAAGCCGTTGACGGCGGCCCGCGTCTTCGTCGAGAACGCGGAGGCCACCAAGGCGCCGTTCGCCGCTGGCGTCGCGGTGGCGGAGGGGCAGCGCCTCGCGCGGCGTCTCGCGATGCTGCCGGGCAACATCTGCACGCCGAGCTATCTCGCCGACACCGCGCGCGACATCGCCAAGCGACTCGGGCTCAAGGCGAGCGTGCTCGGACGCAAGGAGATGACCAAGCTCGGGATGGGCTCGTTCCTCGCCGTCGCGCAGGGGACGACGCAGGATCCGAAGCTCATCGTGCTCGAGTACAGCGGTGGCCGCCGCGGCGAGGCGCCGGTGGTGCTCGTGGGCAAGGGGCTGTGCTTCGACACCGGCGGCGTGAGCATCAAGCCGGCGCCGGGAATGGAACTGATGAAGTTCGATATGTCCGGCGCCGCCGGCGTGCTCGGCGCGATGGAGGCGATCGGACGCTTGAAGCCGAAGGTGAACGTCGTCGCCCTCGTGGGCTCCACCACCAACGTGGTGGACGGCGATGCGATCCGGCCGGGCGACGTCGTGCGCGCCGGCGACGGCACGACGATCGAGATCCAGAACACGGACGCCGAAGGCCGCCTCGTGCTCGCCGACGTGCTGCACTATGCCAAGCGTTACAAGCCGCAGGCGGTGGTGGATGCCGCCACGCTCACCGGCGCGGTGGTGATCGCGCTGGGCAACGTGACCTTCGGCGTGATGGGCAACGACCAGGCGACGATCGACGAGGTGCTGGCCGCGAGCCGGCGGGGCGGGGAGCTGGCGTGGCAACTTCCGCTCTTCGAGGAGTACAAGGAGCAGCTGAAATCCGACGTGGCCGATCTCCGGAACATCGGCGGGCGCGGGGCGGGCACGATCACGGCCGGACTGTTCCTCCAGCACTTCGCCGGGGAGATGAAGTGGGTCCACTTGGACGTCGCGGGTACCGCCTATTCCGAAACGGACCTTGTCGTGCTGCCCAAGGGCCCGACGGGCGTGCCGGTGCGGACCTTCGTCGAGTTCGTCCGCGGGAGAGCGCGCTGA
- a CDS encoding YicC family protein gives MTGFGAAEGPIGGSRVSVELRSVNHRFFNPSLKLPQALGKWEPEVRETLRQRITRGHVTLSVRVVRDDEAASVVDEARFAAAADALKALQTKYGLGGAVDVATVLRMPEVLQLTRDDAGLETATSEELQAVVEAAVDALQTMRASEGARLAQVIDERLNVVEAAVARIAARAPERVIAQRDRLRENVERLAGGIAVDPQRLAQEIAILADRLDVGEELDRFGSHIAAFREALASKTGDGVGKRLGFLLQELLREANTTGSKANDAAMLQDVVAIKEELERIREQVENVE, from the coding sequence ATGACGGGATTCGGAGCGGCCGAAGGGCCGATTGGCGGCTCGCGCGTCAGCGTGGAGCTGCGCTCCGTGAACCACCGGTTCTTTAACCCGTCGCTCAAGCTGCCGCAGGCGCTGGGCAAGTGGGAGCCCGAAGTGCGCGAGACGCTGCGTCAGCGCATCACCCGTGGGCACGTAACGCTCTCGGTGCGCGTGGTGCGCGACGACGAAGCCGCGTCCGTCGTGGACGAAGCGCGCTTCGCCGCGGCCGCCGACGCCCTGAAGGCGCTGCAGACCAAGTACGGTCTCGGCGGCGCCGTCGACGTGGCGACCGTCCTGCGGATGCCCGAGGTGCTCCAGCTGACGCGCGACGATGCGGGCCTGGAGACGGCGACTTCCGAGGAGCTCCAGGCGGTGGTCGAGGCGGCGGTCGATGCGCTGCAGACGATGCGGGCGTCTGAGGGAGCGCGCCTCGCGCAGGTGATCGACGAGCGGCTCAACGTCGTCGAAGCGGCCGTCGCGCGTATCGCGGCCCGAGCGCCGGAACGCGTCATCGCCCAGCGCGATCGCCTGCGCGAGAACGTCGAGCGCCTCGCCGGTGGCATCGCGGTGGACCCGCAGCGGCTCGCCCAGGAGATCGCAATCCTCGCGGATCGATTGGACGTGGGCGAGGAGCTTGATCGCTTCGGCAGCCACATCGCGGCATTCCGCGAGGCGCTGGCGAGCAAGACCGGCGACGGAGTGGGGAAGCGACTCGGATTCCTGCTACAGGAGCTGCTGCGTGAGGCGAACACGACGGGCAGCAAGGCCAACGACGCCGCGATGCTGCAGGACGTGGTGGCCATCAAGGAAGAGCTGGAGCGCATCCGCGAGCAGGTGGAGAACGTCGAGTGA
- a CDS encoding DUF983 domain-containing protein, producing the protein MTEPIALPSTPRRLLRALALHCPECGSGGLFRRWLFLKPRCPRCELRTDRANPDHFVGAYLVNLIVAELLFAVAFGTWMLSVWPNVPWERVEYALVAAMLVAPLVLYPFTRTVWLAADLILDPPRPSDR; encoded by the coding sequence GTGACCGAGCCCATCGCGCTACCTTCGACGCCCAGGCGCCTCTTGCGGGCGTTGGCACTGCACTGTCCTGAGTGCGGCAGCGGCGGGCTCTTTCGGCGCTGGTTGTTCCTCAAGCCGCGCTGTCCGCGCTGCGAGCTGCGAACGGACCGGGCGAACCCTGATCATTTCGTTGGCGCGTATCTCGTCAACCTGATCGTGGCCGAACTGCTGTTTGCGGTAGCATTCGGCACGTGGATGCTCTCGGTCTGGCCGAACGTGCCTTGGGAGCGTGTCGAATACGCGCTGGTGGCCGCGATGCTCGTCGCGCCGCTCGTGCTGTATCCGTTCACGCGAACAGTATGGCTCGCCGCCGACCTGATTCTCGACCCACCCCGGCCGAGCGACCGATAG
- a CDS encoding D-glycerate dehydrogenase, with the protein MTARPVVWVTRRLPADVEEALAARFDVRSRGDDAPMGAAELQAAFAEADGVLCTVTDRVDAACFAVPGRRARIVANFGVGVNHIDLAAATAAGVTVTNTPGVLTDDTADLAILLMLSVLRRASSGERELRAGQWTGWRPTHHLGQSVRGKTLGIVGFGRIGRAVTERAMAGLGMQVLAWTRGRSATALPTGVTRVETLEELLRAADVVSLHCPATPETRRLMGAAQFAQMRSTAVLVNTARGDVVDEAALVAALEAGRIAGAGLDVYEREPAVHPGLLGRDDVVLLPHLGSATVETRTAMGLRALENLDAFFAGRVPPDRVG; encoded by the coding sequence GTGACGGCGCGGCCGGTGGTGTGGGTGACACGTCGGCTGCCGGCGGACGTGGAGGAGGCGCTGGCGGCTCGCTTTGACGTTCGCAGCCGCGGCGACGACGCGCCGATGGGCGCGGCCGAGCTGCAGGCCGCTTTCGCCGAGGCCGACGGCGTGCTGTGCACGGTGACGGACCGCGTGGACGCTGCGTGTTTCGCAGTGCCGGGCCGGCGCGCGCGCATCGTCGCAAACTTTGGCGTGGGGGTCAATCACATCGATCTCGCCGCGGCCACCGCCGCAGGTGTGACGGTCACCAACACGCCGGGCGTGTTGACCGACGACACGGCGGACTTGGCTATCCTGCTGATGCTCTCGGTGCTGCGCCGGGCGAGTTCGGGCGAGCGCGAACTGCGGGCGGGGCAGTGGACCGGCTGGCGCCCGACGCATCACCTTGGGCAGAGCGTGCGCGGAAAGACGTTGGGCATCGTGGGGTTCGGCCGCATCGGCCGCGCCGTGACGGAGCGCGCGATGGCCGGACTGGGAATGCAGGTGCTCGCCTGGACGCGCGGGCGCAGCGCGACGGCCCTGCCGACGGGCGTGACGCGCGTAGAGACGCTTGAGGAGTTGTTGCGCGCCGCTGACGTGGTCTCGCTGCATTGCCCGGCCACCCCCGAGACGCGGCGCTTGATGGGCGCCGCGCAGTTCGCCCAGATGCGTTCGACGGCGGTGCTGGTGAACACGGCGCGGGGCGATGTGGTGGACGAGGCGGCGCTGGTGGCGGCGCTCGAGGCAGGGCGGATCGCCGGCGCGGGTCTCGACGTGTACGAGCGCGAGCCGGCGGTGCACCCCGGCCTGCTGGGCCGCGACGACGTCGTTCTGCTGCCGCACCTGGGCTCCGCGACGGTCGAGACGAGGACCGCGATGGGGCTCCGTGCCCTAGAGAACCTCGACGCGTTCTTCGCCGGCCGCGTCCCGCCAGACCGCGTCGGGTGA